A stretch of DNA from Vibrio gallaecicus:
TGGATCTTTTCTAGATCAATGGTTTCTTTACGACCGTTACGCTTAGTAACAGTAAGTTGTTGGTTCATTCTGCTTTATTTCCCTAACAAATCTGATAAAAGCCGTTTTTTTGAATATTTGTGTGTAATTTTTGTAAATTACATGACGGCTTTGTGATCTTGCTCTACCCATATATTGTAGCTTAAACACTACATATAGGGGTCATTTGCTTGTTGGGTTACAAGATAGTGCTGTCAGTGATATTTTTCAAGGTACATAAATGGGAAGGCTTGTGGATAACTGCAAATTTGAAAAAAAACTGTTAGTACTTACTAACTGATGGCGTTAGCTAGGACTTGATTGTAGAAAAATAGCGTTTTGCTGCTGGTTTAAATTTGAAGGGTAATAAAAAAAAATCTCTTGATCTTTGGCTAAAAAAGGCAGTCGAATTCGGGTGGTTATTTTTAAATCACAGCTGGTTAAAATGGAATCTAGAGCACGAAAAATAGACTGAAAAAGGTCGCAGTTTTATGGTATTTGCAACCTTTTTCATTAGTCTATTTACAAATAGTTTTCGGTAATCATATTAATATCAACTAGGCAAAGTTCTGAGTATGAACGATGTAATTAACATCTACGTTACTTCCTAGGCGGTAGCTATCTGTCAGTGGGTTGTAATGAAGCCCTGTGATACCCAATTCTTGAAGAGGAGTAGAATCAATCATCTTGATTAACTCTGCAGGTCGAATGAACTTTTCATGCTCGTGAGTCCCTTCAGGAACGATCTTGAGTAGCTTTTCTGCACCAACAATCGCAAATAAATATGATTTTAAGTTGCGATTTAAAGTGGAGAAGAACACGTGTCCGTTTGGTTTTACCAATTTGGCACAAGCCGTGATTACGGATTGTGGGTCTGGCACATGTTCCAACATTTCCATGCACGTGACGACATCATAAGTTTGCGGGTTTTGTTCTGCATGATCTTCAATCGTGCTTTGAATGTAATCTAGCTTGGTGCCTGTTTCTAACGCGTGCAAACGAGCAACTTCAAGAGGTTCCTTACCCATATCTAAACCTGTGACAACAGCCCCTTCAATAGCCATACTTTCGGCTAAGATTCCGCCGCCACAGCCAACATCAAGAACTTTCTTACCAAATAAGCCATCGGCTTTTTCTAGCACATAATTTAGACGTAGCGGGTTGATTTGATGAAGTGGCTTAAACTCGCCTTCGAGATCCCACCAACGTGAAGCCATGTCTTCAAACTTTTTG
This window harbors:
- the ubiG gene encoding bifunctional 2-polyprenyl-6-hydroxyphenol methylase/3-demethylubiquinol 3-O-methyltransferase UbiG, with amino-acid sequence MDALLNLEMPIMTKTQNVDPAEIKKFEDMASRWWDLEGEFKPLHQINPLRLNYVLEKADGLFGKKVLDVGCGGGILAESMAIEGAVVTGLDMGKEPLEVARLHALETGTKLDYIQSTIEDHAEQNPQTYDVVTCMEMLEHVPDPQSVITACAKLVKPNGHVFFSTLNRNLKSYLFAIVGAEKLLKIVPEGTHEHEKFIRPAELIKMIDSTPLQELGITGLHYNPLTDSYRLGSNVDVNYIVHTQNFA